One part of the Dermacentor silvarum isolate Dsil-2018 chromosome 6, BIME_Dsil_1.4, whole genome shotgun sequence genome encodes these proteins:
- the LOC125946461 gene encoding uncharacterized protein LOC125946461 isoform X2 yields the protein MSLFSSRLYIYISRSGELSVIGDDYEAVGNRLPCSCIREQRKPLSTIAEQQDRNPRRLFGPHRSSRQRRLQYLENTSMPARDLPQWHVGYSQVHRGRGPEVQGATGNQRTGTVPGLLCACCVLRRALRRGQGQRRSSRQTVL from the exons ATGTCGCTGTTCTcatctaggctctacatctacatctcaAG GAGCGGCGAACTTTCCGTTATCGGCGATGACTACGAGGCTGTTGGCAACCGTCTTCCTTGCTCTTGTATTCGGGAGCAGCGAAAGCCACTTTCTACCATCGCAGAACAACAGGACCGTAACCC CAGACGGCTGTTTGGACCCCACCGGTCATCTCGTCAACGAAGGCTTCAGTATCTCGAGAACACGTCCATGCCAGCTCGAGACTTGCCGCAATGGCACGTGGGATATAGCCAG GTGCATCGAGGACGTGGACCCGAAGTGCAAGGGGCAACTGGGAACCAGAGGACCGGGACCGTACCCGGACTGCTGTGCGCTTGCTGTGTACTGCGCCGGGCACTGAGGCGCGGCCAAGGACAGCGCCGCAGTTCTCGACAAACCGTGCTGTAA
- the LOC125946461 gene encoding uncharacterized protein LOC125946461 isoform X1: MSLFSSRLYIYISSLSSRSGELSVIGDDYEAVGNRLPCSCIREQRKPLSTIAEQQDRNPRRLFGPHRSSRQRRLQYLENTSMPARDLPQWHVGYSQVHRGRGPEVQGATGNQRTGTVPGLLCACCVLRRALRRGQGQRRSSRQTVL; encoded by the exons ATGTCGCTGTTCTcatctaggctctacatctacatctcaAG TCTTTCTTCCAGGAGCGGCGAACTTTCCGTTATCGGCGATGACTACGAGGCTGTTGGCAACCGTCTTCCTTGCTCTTGTATTCGGGAGCAGCGAAAGCCACTTTCTACCATCGCAGAACAACAGGACCGTAACCC CAGACGGCTGTTTGGACCCCACCGGTCATCTCGTCAACGAAGGCTTCAGTATCTCGAGAACACGTCCATGCCAGCTCGAGACTTGCCGCAATGGCACGTGGGATATAGCCAG GTGCATCGAGGACGTGGACCCGAAGTGCAAGGGGCAACTGGGAACCAGAGGACCGGGACCGTACCCGGACTGCTGTGCGCTTGCTGTGTACTGCGCCGGGCACTGAGGCGCGGCCAAGGACAGCGCCGCAGTTCTCGACAAACCGTGCTGTAA